The following is a genomic window from Anaerolineae bacterium.
CTGCAACGCATGTCGGACGGCGTCCGCCGGGTGACGCAGGTCAGCGAGGTCCAGGGCATGGAAGGCGACACCATCGTGATGCAGGACATCTTCGTCTGGAAGCAGACCGGGATCGAGAACGGACGGGTGATTGGGCGCCTCGTTCCTACCGGCATCCGGCCTGGGTTCATGGCCAAGCTGGAGATGGCGGGGGTGTCGCTGCCTGCCGAGATATTCGGGTACACCGGTCGGTGAAGCTAGTACGGGTCATCAACGAGAGTCGGGGCGTTGTACTGGCGGAGAAGGCCGGCCTGGCCGACAACGCCTGGACGCGCCTGCGCGGGCTGATCGGCAGACCGCCCCTGGCAGCAGGCGAGGGCCTCATCATCAAGCCCTCCACCGGCATCCATACGTTCTTCATGTCCTATCCCATTGACGCTGTGTACGTCAGCGGGGAGGGTGTGGCCCTACACTGCCTGGAGAACGTGCGTCCCTACCGGTTCGCTCCCATCAGCAGGCAGTGTCGGATGGTGGTGGAGTTGCCGGCGGGAACGGTGAAGCGGACCAGGACGGTGGTCGGGGACAGGATCATGGTCGAGTAGACCGCCAGTGGGCAGGGCCAAGGCCGCGCGCTCGGATGTCGCCAGGCGGGCGACGCCGCCTCGACAGGGCGGTTACGACCAGGCGATGGCGGTGGCTCTCGGCTTCTACCTCTTCGGGCATGTGACCGACCTGGGGGCTACCCTGGCCAGCCTGGAGCTGGGGCTGGCCGTGGGCCAATTGCTGCCCGGGCTGGCTATGCGCCACGGAGGGCTGTGGGCCCTGTTGGCGGTCAAGACACTGGGCGCCGTGGGCACGGCGTGGGCGCTGTGGCAGCTCCGCCGGAGGCTTTTGGCCTTGGCGGTGACCTGCGTCCTGGCGCTGGTGCTGCTCTACGTGGCTTCCATCAACGTGCTCGAGGTGATCGAGGTCGCCGCCGGGCTCGGAGGGTGAGCTGCGGCGTCAGGTACTCAAGAGAGAGCCCAGGAAGAAGGCACCCTTGGCCATGAAATAGACGCCAAAGGTGGGCAGCAGCACGGTGAGAGTGGCGTTCCCGGTGGAGAAGCCAAAGAACACCAGGAACAGCCCCCCGAAGAGGAACACCAGCCGGCTGAGCAAGGGGATGAGGCGCATCCTATGGCTCCGGTGATGATACTGTCTCCTATATCGGCTCGAGGGGGCCGAAGCTTTAGGCCGAGCAGGATCCAGTGTGCCACCACAGGCTGCTCCCCTTGCTGAAGCCCTCAAGCTGGCTGGCTCTCATTCTGACGCTGGCGCTCCTGGCGGGGTGTGGCTTGCCAGTCCCGCCCGACTTTGAACCCACCCGCAGCCGGATCATCACCCCTGACAGGCGGGCCACGTCTACCCCAACCGCGCGGCCGAAGCCCACCGACACCCCGGCTCCGGCCTCCATCCAGCACGTGGTCCAACGAGGGGATACCCTGACGCGCATCTCCCGAATGTACGGGGTGCCGGTGCAGGAGATTCAGCGCGCCAATGGGATCGGCGACCCGAACCTGATTCACATAGGCCAGCGGCTGGTGATCCCGCTCCCCGAGGGACTGCCGCCGGGCACGGCCCTGGCTCTGGCCTATACCCCGACCCCATCGCCCAGCGCCACGGCCACTCAGACTCCCACCTGGACGCCGACGGCGACGGACACTCCCAGCCCCACGCCCTCACCCACTGCCACGGCCTCCGCGACTGCGACTCCCACCGAAACGGCCACCGCCACCGAGACCGCTACCGCCACGGCGACACCGACAGAGACGCCCAGCCCCACCGACACCCCGACGGCAACTGCCGAGGCGACCCCGGGGCCGCCGACTGACACTCCGGCACCCCCGGCGCCGGCGACGTCCACGCCGCTCCCGTCAGCAACTCCCACGGCGACGGCGGAGCCGACGAGGGTCTGTGAGGAGGAGGCAGCTCGGCTGCTCGAGGGGGCTGAGGTGGCATACCTGGCCTCGGGGGCGCGCATCCTGGTGCCCGCAGGGTGGAGGGCCGACGAGGTGACTGGTGTCGCCGGACCGCTGCCGTACCTGTCGGACGAGCGTGCGTCGGCCATGATCTACCTGGTGAGCCGGACGGCCGGCACCGACGTCGGGACGAGCCTGGACCTGCTGCTGACACTGTCGGGGGTAGAGCGGGCGAACCTGATCCTGCGCCGGGTGGAAGGCGATACCGGCGTGGCGGTCTGGGATCAGATGACCGGAGACACTCATCACGTGCTAGTGGGGTACGTGGTGCCCGGTCACACGGGGGTGCTGGCCACGACCAGTGCCTTCTGCCCCAGCGCCTCGGCCTACACCGAGGCGGAGGCAGAGGAGTTCGTCCGACTGCTGACGCGGGTAGTGAACTCGTACGTAGAAGCGAAGTAGCGGCTAGTGAATGGTGAGTAGCTTGACGTGCCATGTTCGCTGGCCGGACGAACTGTCCTGCACCGAACGCGACATCGCCAAGCCACTCACCGTCCTCGCCTCAATCGACTATGCACTCTAGAAGAAGACCTTGGCTACCTCGTACAGGTCTAGGTCCACGGTGCGGTTCGCTCGGAGGGCTTGCTCCAGGGGCACATCCACGATCTGGGAGCACTGGAAGGCGGGCATGTAACCGAACTTGCCTTCCTTGACCATGTCGGCGGCTCGGACTCCTAGTCGCAGGCCCAGCACCCGGTCGAAGGCGGAGGGCGTGCCGCCCCGCTGCAGGTGCCCGAGCTGGACGGCGCGGGTCTCAAAGCCGGTGGCCGCTTCCAACTGCTCGGCCAGAGCCTGACCTACAGCCCTCTTGGCCAGAACCACGTGGCCGAAGGCATCCCGCTCCTCCACTTCCTGCATCCCTTCGATCTCGGCTCCCTCAGCCACCACGATGACGGAGAAGCACTTCCCTAGCTCGTAGCGGCGCTTGAGGTTGGCGACGATGTCGCCCACGTTCACGGGCTGCTCCGGGATGGCGATGTAATCGGCACCGCCGGCCATGCCCCCATAAACGGCTACCCAACCTGCGTGCCGGCCCATCACTTCCACTACCAGGACTCGATGGTGGGAGCAGGCAGTGGTATGAAGCCGGTCTATGGCCTCAGTGACGATCTCGATACTGGTGTCGAACCCGATGCAGAACTCCGTCTCCCCTACATCGTTGTCCATGGTCTTGGGGATTCCCACACAGGGGACATTGTGCTCCCGGTAGAGCTTGAGAGCGACGCCCAGGGTGTCGTCGCCACCGATGGCGACGATGGCATCCAGCCCCAGCTTGGGCACGTTCTCCAAGGCGGCTTTCAGGTCCGCTTCCTTCTTGAACGGGTTGGTGCGGGAGGAACCGAGGATAGTCCCACCGACGTGCAGGATCCCCGAGATCCGGTTCTGGTCCAGGGGGACCACGTCGGCCTCGATGAGGCCGCGCCATCCGTCGAGGATGCCCGTGACCTGGTAGCCATGCTGGAGACAGCGCCGGGCGACGCCTCTGATGGCAGGATT
Proteins encoded in this region:
- a CDS encoding LysM peptidoglycan-binding domain-containing protein: MCHHRLLPLLKPSSWLALILTLALLAGCGLPVPPDFEPTRSRIITPDRRATSTPTARPKPTDTPAPASIQHVVQRGDTLTRISRMYGVPVQEIQRANGIGDPNLIHIGQRLVIPLPEGLPPGTALALAYTPTPSPSATATQTPTWTPTATDTPSPTPSPTATASATATPTETATATETATATATPTETPSPTDTPTATAEATPGPPTDTPAPPAPATSTPLPSATPTATAEPTRVCEEEAARLLEGAEVAYLASGARILVPAGWRADEVTGVAGPLPYLSDERASAMIYLVSRTAGTDVGTSLDLLLTLSGVERANLILRRVEGDTGVAVWDQMTGDTHHVLVGYVVPGHTGVLATTSAFCPSASAYTEAEAEEFVRLLTRVVNSYVEAK
- a CDS encoding DUF192 domain-containing protein, translated to MKLVRVINESRGVVLAEKAGLADNAWTRLRGLIGRPPLAAGEGLIIKPSTGIHTFFMSYPIDAVYVSGEGVALHCLENVRPYRFAPISRQCRMVVELPAGTVKRTRTVVGDRIMVE
- a CDS encoding 6-phosphofructokinase; the encoded protein is MNVGVLTGGGDVPGLNPAIRGVARRCLQHGYQVTGILDGWRGLIEADVVPLDQNRISGILHVGGTILGSSRTNPFKKEADLKAALENVPKLGLDAIVAIGGDDTLGVALKLYREHNVPCVGIPKTMDNDVGETEFCIGFDTSIEIVTEAIDRLHTTACSHHRVLVVEVMGRHAGWVAVYGGMAGGADYIAIPEQPVNVGDIVANLKRRYELGKCFSVIVVAEGAEIEGMQEVEERDAFGHVVLAKRAVGQALAEQLEAATGFETRAVQLGHLQRGGTPSAFDRVLGLRLGVRAADMVKEGKFGYMPAFQCSQIVDVPLEQALRANRTVDLDLYEVAKVFF